Proteins from a genomic interval of Micromonospora sp. NBC_00389:
- the paaA gene encoding 1,2-phenylacetyl-CoA epoxidase subunit PaaA, with the protein MYGNDFSAPDDATGGGLLGEVEAAEAELRAAAARQRRGGPAPDEDLAAYFAEVVGAEQKIEPRDWMPEAYRKTLIRQIAQHAHSEIIGMQPEGNWISRAPSLKRKAILLAKVQDEAGHGLYLYAAAETLGISRDELVRLLLDGRQKYSSIFNYPTLSWADMGAIGWLVDGAAIVNQVPLCRCSYGPYARAMIRVCKEESFHQRQGYEILHTLAHGTPAQQAMAQDAVDRWWYPSLAMFGPPDGDSTHSAKSMAWKIKRFSNDDLRQRFVDMCVQQAEILGLRIPDDDLRWNEERQAYDYTQPDYDELMRVISGDGPCNRERMAHRRAAHTDGAWVREAAAAYAAKRAEQKEKVAA; encoded by the coding sequence ATGTATGGCAACGACTTCTCCGCCCCGGACGACGCAACCGGCGGCGGCCTGCTCGGCGAGGTCGAGGCGGCCGAGGCGGAGCTGCGCGCCGCCGCCGCCCGTCAGCGGCGCGGCGGCCCCGCTCCGGACGAGGACCTGGCGGCGTACTTCGCCGAGGTGGTCGGCGCGGAGCAGAAGATCGAGCCACGGGACTGGATGCCGGAGGCGTACCGCAAGACGCTGATCCGGCAGATCGCCCAGCACGCCCACTCCGAGATCATCGGCATGCAGCCGGAGGGAAACTGGATCAGCCGGGCGCCGTCGCTCAAGCGCAAGGCGATCCTGCTGGCCAAGGTGCAGGACGAGGCGGGCCACGGTCTCTACCTCTACGCCGCCGCCGAGACCCTCGGCATCAGCCGTGACGAGCTGGTCCGGCTGCTGCTCGACGGGCGGCAGAAGTACAGCTCGATCTTCAACTACCCCACCCTCTCCTGGGCTGACATGGGCGCGATCGGCTGGCTGGTGGACGGCGCGGCGATCGTCAACCAGGTGCCCCTGTGCCGCTGCTCCTACGGCCCGTACGCCCGAGCGATGATCCGGGTCTGCAAGGAGGAGTCGTTCCACCAGCGCCAGGGCTACGAGATCCTGCACACCCTGGCGCACGGCACCCCCGCGCAGCAGGCGATGGCCCAGGACGCGGTGGACCGCTGGTGGTACCCGTCGCTGGCCATGTTCGGCCCGCCGGACGGCGACTCCACGCACTCCGCGAAGTCGATGGCCTGGAAGATCAAGCGCTTCTCGAACGACGATCTGCGCCAACGCTTCGTGGACATGTGCGTCCAGCAGGCGGAGATCCTCGGGTTGCGCATCCCCGATGACGACCTGCGCTGGAACGAGGAGCGGCAGGCGTACGACTACACCCAGCCGGACTACGACGAGCTGATGCGGGTGATCTCCGGCGACGGGCCGTGCAACCGGGAGCGGATGGCACACCGGAGGGCCGCGCACACCGACGGTGCGTGGGTGCGCGAGGCCGCCGCGGCGTACGCCGCCAAGCGGGCCGAGCAGAAGGAGAAGGTGGCGGCGTGA
- the paaB gene encoding 1,2-phenylacetyl-CoA epoxidase subunit PaaB, producing MEQTPLWEVFVRARRGLSHTHVGSLHAPDAELALRNARDLYTRRQEGVSIWVVPAGAITASSPDEKDAFFDPAADKVYRHPTFYEVPDGVAHL from the coding sequence ATGGAGCAGACCCCGCTGTGGGAGGTCTTCGTGCGGGCCCGGCGCGGGCTGTCGCACACCCACGTCGGCAGCCTGCACGCCCCCGACGCCGAGCTGGCCCTGCGCAACGCCCGGGACCTCTACACCCGGCGGCAGGAGGGCGTGTCGATCTGGGTGGTGCCGGCCGGAGCGATCACGGCGTCCAGCCCGGACGAAAAGGACGCCTTCTTCGACCCGGCCGCCGACAAGGTCTACCGCCACCCCACCTTCTATGAGGTACCGGACGGGGTGGCTCACCTGTGA